One segment of Gadus chalcogrammus isolate NIFS_2021 chromosome 8, NIFS_Gcha_1.0, whole genome shotgun sequence DNA contains the following:
- the LOC130387271 gene encoding uncharacterized protein LOC130387271, with translation MKVRKESTNEDTTHADKRATSTTRTKKLKTTRNVEIGWIHSDKNKAKQVRGKQGGGTRKVQLENDAGLEEILQAGKKLFFPDGISPKGSESDFEFEVWDFKQNRLTNDTCLSIGTMYETVRLTMLRFYIATKPKELEDDASETSEVLLVSAHSGFENHSAEVQVEDVIGDFDGVHSALEMSVVSEITFGPIYGVEDDTEDTLIFEGLTMPASPTHPEEVITIAIHHANTLHDMITAFSDAEILNKTLKVTRILPDNTEEAGSGSGVLRDVLSCFWHEFYDRCSLGATVKVPFIRHDFPAETWKAVGRILVKGYEDCQYLPNKLALPFLEQVLFNNVYSDLKEHFLHFVSNQEREVLIEAMTDFSAVD, from the coding sequence ATGAAAGTCAGAAAGGAAAGCACCAATGAAGACACAACTCATGCAGATAAAAGAGCAACTTCGACAACTCGGACAAAGAAACTCAAAACAACTCGAAATGTAGAGATAGGATGGATTCACAGTGACAAAAACAAAGCCAAACAGGTGAGGGGAAAGCAGGGAGGTGGCACCAGAAAAGTTCAACTGGAAAATGATGCTGGATTAGAAGAAATCCTTCAAGCGGGAAAGAAACTTTTCTTTCCTGATGGAATATCTCCTAAAGGATCTGAATCCGATTTTGAGTTTGAAGTGTGGGACTTTAAACAGAACCGCCTTACTAATGACACTTGCCTGTCCATTGGCACTATGTATGAAACAGTGAGGCTGACAATGTTACGCTTTTACATTGCAACAAAGCCAAAAGAACTTGAAGATGATGCGAGTGAGACATCAGAAGTGCTCCTTGTCTCAGCTCACAGTGGTTTTGAAAACCATTCAGCAGAAGTACAAGTGGAAGATGTCATTGGTGATTTTGATGGAGTCCATTCTGCTTTGGAAATGTCTGTTGTTTCTGAAATAACCTTTGGTCCCATTTATGGTGTTGAAGACGACACGGAGGACACGTTGATCTTTGAGGGTTTGACTATGCCTGCCAGTCCAACTCATCCAGAGGAAGTTATAACAATCGCCATACATCATGCTAACACTTTACATGACATGATAACAGCTTTCTCTGATGCAGAGATTTTGAACAAAACACTGAAAGTGACGCGCATTCTTCCAGACAACACAGAAGAAGCAGGCAGTGGATCTGGGGTACTGCGAGATGTTCTCAGCTGCTTCTGGCATGAATTCTACGATCGATGCTCACTCGGTGCAACAGTTAAAGTGCCCTTCATTCGCCATGATTTTCCTGCTGAAACATGGAAGGCAGTTGGCAGAATCCTTGTGAAAGGCTACGAAGACTGCCAATATTTGCCAAACAAACTTGCCCTCCCCTTCCTTGAACAGGTGCTTTTCAACAATGTGTACAGTGATCTTAAAGAACATTTCCTGCACTTTGTGAGCAACCAGGAACGAGAGGTTTTGATAGAAGCGATGACTGATTTTTCCGCAGTTGACTGA